The Streptomyces sp. NBC_00691 genome has a segment encoding these proteins:
- a CDS encoding cysteine desulfurase family protein codes for MAYLDHAATTPMLPEAIEAMTAQLAVTGNASSLHAAGRRARRTVEEGRETLAAALGARPSEVVFTSGGTEADNLAVKGLYWSRRDADPHRTRVLASPVEHHAVLDAVDWLATHEGADVEYLPVDRYGRVHPEALREAIARDPGSVALATVMWANNEIGTVMPVRELADAAAEFGVPLHADAVQAVGQTEVDFAASGLAAMTVSGHKIGGPYGIGALLLGREHTPVPVLHGGGQERHVRSGTLDVPAVAAFAVAARLATERREEFAREIGALRDELVAEVRALVPDVILGGDPVERLPANAHFTFPGCEGDSLLLLLDAAGIACSTGSACTAGIAQPSHVLLATGTDPDLARGTLRFSLGHTSTKEDVAAVADAIGPAVERARTAGLS; via the coding sequence ATGGCTTACCTCGACCACGCCGCGACCACGCCCATGCTGCCCGAGGCGATCGAGGCGATGACCGCCCAGCTCGCCGTCACGGGCAACGCCTCCTCCCTGCACGCCGCCGGACGGCGCGCCCGGCGGACCGTCGAGGAGGGGCGCGAGACGCTCGCCGCCGCGCTCGGCGCGCGGCCGAGCGAGGTCGTCTTCACCTCCGGCGGCACCGAGGCGGACAACCTCGCCGTGAAGGGCCTCTACTGGTCCCGCCGCGACGCCGACCCCCACCGCACCCGCGTTCTCGCCAGCCCGGTGGAGCACCACGCCGTGCTCGACGCCGTCGACTGGCTCGCCACCCACGAGGGTGCCGACGTCGAGTACCTGCCGGTCGACCGGTACGGCCGCGTGCACCCCGAGGCCCTGCGCGAGGCGATCGCCCGCGACCCCGGTTCCGTCGCCCTCGCCACCGTCATGTGGGCCAACAACGAGATCGGCACCGTCATGCCGGTCCGTGAACTGGCCGACGCAGCAGCCGAGTTCGGCGTACCGCTGCACGCCGACGCCGTCCAGGCCGTCGGTCAGACCGAGGTCGACTTCGCGGCCTCGGGCCTCGCCGCGATGACCGTCTCCGGACACAAGATCGGCGGCCCGTACGGCATCGGAGCCCTGCTCCTGGGGCGCGAGCACACCCCCGTACCCGTCCTGCACGGCGGTGGCCAGGAGCGGCACGTCCGCTCCGGCACCCTCGACGTGCCGGCCGTCGCCGCCTTCGCGGTCGCCGCCCGGCTCGCCACCGAGCGGCGAGAGGAGTTCGCCCGGGAGATCGGCGCGCTGCGCGACGAGCTCGTGGCCGAGGTCCGGGCGCTCGTCCCCGACGTGATCCTCGGCGGCGACCCCGTCGAGCGGCTCCCCGCCAACGCCCACTTCACCTTCCCCGGCTGCGAGGGCGACTCCCTGCTCCTGCTGCTCGACGCGGCCGGCATCGCCTGCTCCACGGGCTCCGCCTGCACGGCGGGCATCGCCCAGCCGAGCCATGTCCTCCTGGCGACCGGCACCGACCCGGACCTGGCCCGGGGCACCCTGCGCTTCTCGCTCGGCCACACCTCCACCAAGGAGGACGTCGCGGCGGTCGCGGACGCGATCGGCCCCGCCGTGGAACGGGCCAGGACCGCGGGCCTCAGCTGA
- a CDS encoding N-acetylmuramoyl-L-alanine amidase, translating into MGSKASGAGGAGGSGKSGGSGRRVGRRAVLLGGGVAVLGTAALARDELARAWWRLPGMEKKRVEGELDHKAAEWTSASRANWRRADRPDDYRIDRVVIHVVQGSYATALKVFKDPGHGAAAHYVVREDGHVAQMIRELDVAFHAGNRDMNERSIGIEHEGFVDRPQDFTAAMYAGSARLTADICARYGIPVDREHIIGHVEVEGTDHTDPGPHWDWDRYLKLVREASKARA; encoded by the coding sequence ATGGGGAGCAAGGCGAGTGGTGCGGGCGGGGCCGGCGGTTCGGGAAAGTCCGGCGGTTCCGGCAGACGGGTGGGGCGGCGCGCGGTGCTGCTCGGCGGCGGGGTCGCCGTCCTGGGGACGGCGGCGCTGGCCAGGGACGAGCTGGCGCGTGCCTGGTGGCGGCTGCCGGGGATGGAGAAGAAGCGGGTCGAGGGCGAGCTCGACCACAAGGCCGCCGAGTGGACCTCGGCGTCGCGGGCGAACTGGCGACGGGCCGACCGGCCGGACGACTACCGGATCGACCGGGTCGTGATCCATGTCGTCCAGGGCAGTTACGCCACCGCCCTCAAGGTCTTCAAGGACCCCGGGCACGGGGCCGCCGCGCACTACGTGGTCCGCGAGGACGGGCACGTGGCGCAGATGATCAGGGAGCTCGACGTCGCCTTCCACGCCGGGAACCGCGACATGAACGAGCGGAGCATCGGCATCGAGCACGAGGGCTTCGTCGACCGGCCGCAGGACTTCACGGCGGCGATGTACGCGGGCTCGGCGCGGCTGACGGCCGACATATGCGCCCGGTACGGGATACCCGTGGACCGGGAGCACATCATCGGGCACGTCGAGGTCGAGGGCACCGACCACACCGACCCCGGTCCGCACTGGGACTGGGACCGCTATCTCAAGCTGGTGCGGGAGGCGTCGAAGGCCCGGGCCTGA
- the mnmA gene encoding tRNA 2-thiouridine(34) synthase MnmA, producing MTQTPPPRPQSRPLRVLAAMSGGVDSAVAAARAAEAGHDVTGVHLALSANPQSFRTGARGCCTIEDSRDARRAADVIGIPFYVWDLAERFREDVVDDFVAEYEAGRTPNPCLRCNEKIKFAALLDKALALGFDAVCTGHYATVVLNEDGTRELHRASDMAKDQSYVLGVLDEKQLAHAMFPLGDTLTTKDEIRAEAERRGLAVAKKPDSHDICFIADGDTQGFLASRLGKAEGDIVDEAGTKVGSHEGAYGFTIGQRKGLRIGHPAADGKPRYVLDISPVNNTVTVGPVEALDVTALTAIKPRWCGTAPEGEGRYTAQLRAHGGETEVTASLTDGELTVAFDEPVRGVAPGQAIVLYDGTRVVGSATIATTSRRATAPARA from the coding sequence ATGACTCAGACTCCGCCCCCGCGCCCCCAGAGCCGTCCCCTCCGGGTCCTTGCCGCCATGTCCGGCGGAGTGGACTCCGCCGTCGCTGCCGCCCGTGCCGCCGAGGCCGGTCACGACGTCACCGGTGTGCACCTCGCCCTCTCCGCGAACCCGCAGTCCTTCCGTACCGGAGCGCGCGGCTGCTGCACGATCGAGGACTCCCGCGACGCCCGCCGGGCGGCCGACGTCATCGGCATCCCGTTCTACGTGTGGGACCTCGCCGAGCGCTTCCGCGAGGACGTCGTGGACGACTTCGTCGCGGAGTACGAGGCCGGCCGCACGCCCAACCCGTGCCTGCGCTGCAACGAGAAGATCAAGTTCGCCGCGCTGCTCGACAAGGCGCTCGCCCTCGGCTTCGACGCGGTCTGCACCGGTCACTACGCGACGGTCGTCCTGAACGAGGACGGCACCCGTGAGCTGCACCGCGCCTCCGACATGGCGAAGGACCAGTCGTACGTGCTCGGCGTGCTCGACGAGAAGCAGCTCGCGCACGCGATGTTCCCGCTGGGCGACACGCTCACCACCAAGGACGAGATCCGGGCGGAGGCCGAGCGGCGCGGGCTCGCGGTCGCGAAGAAGCCCGACAGCCACGACATCTGCTTCATCGCCGACGGCGACACCCAGGGCTTCCTCGCCTCCCGCCTGGGCAAGGCGGAGGGCGACATCGTCGACGAGGCCGGTACGAAGGTCGGCAGCCACGAGGGCGCGTACGGCTTCACCATCGGCCAGCGCAAGGGCCTGCGGATCGGCCACCCGGCCGCCGACGGCAAGCCGCGCTACGTCCTGGACATCTCGCCGGTGAACAACACGGTCACGGTGGGCCCCGTCGAGGCGCTGGACGTCACCGCCCTGACCGCGATCAAGCCCCGCTGGTGCGGCACCGCGCCGGAGGGCGAGGGCCGCTACACGGCCCAGCTCCGCGCCCACGGCGGCGAGACCGAGGTGACGGCGTCCCTGACGGACGGCGAACTCACCGTCGCCTTCGACGAGCCGGTCCGCGGCGTGGCCCCGGGCCAGGCGATCGTCCTGTACGACGGCACGCGCGTGGTCGGCTCGGCCACGATCGCCACGACCTCCCGCCGCGCGACGGCACCGGCGAGGGCCTAG
- a CDS encoding alpha/beta fold hydrolase, translating to MDEVSTTLSRVRGRVASGDGTPIAYERYGEGPPLVLVSGALGTAAGERALGGLLARRFSVVAYDRRGRGGSGDTGPYAVEREIEDLAAVAGEAGPGAALHGTGTGGALALAAVAAGVPAGAVSVYEPPYSAEAAELRRRVAVPLGEGRWAEALDLFLAEPTAHAGLRPGTAEEARTLAYDFAVLGDGTVPEGLLARVHARVLVVDGGASPVSTRQAARTLTEALPRGRHRTLTGQTYQVAPHVLAPVLEEFLTEEREPAEAA from the coding sequence ATGGACGAGGTGAGCACCACGCTGAGCAGGGTCCGGGGACGGGTCGCGTCGGGGGACGGGACGCCGATCGCGTACGAGCGGTACGGGGAGGGGCCGCCGCTCGTCCTGGTGAGCGGCGCGCTGGGGACGGCCGCGGGCGAGCGGGCGCTGGGCGGGTTACTGGCCCGGCGCTTCTCGGTCGTCGCGTACGACCGGCGGGGCCGCGGCGGCAGCGGCGACACGGGGCCGTACGCGGTGGAGCGGGAGATCGAGGACCTGGCCGCGGTGGCCGGGGAGGCGGGTCCGGGTGCGGCGCTGCACGGGACGGGCACGGGGGGCGCGCTGGCGCTCGCCGCGGTGGCCGCCGGGGTGCCTGCCGGGGCGGTGTCGGTGTACGAGCCGCCGTACTCGGCCGAGGCAGCCGAGCTGCGGCGGCGGGTGGCCGTGCCGCTCGGCGAGGGGCGGTGGGCCGAGGCGCTCGACCTGTTCCTGGCGGAGCCGACGGCGCACGCGGGGCTGCGGCCCGGGACGGCGGAGGAGGCCCGCACCCTCGCGTACGACTTCGCCGTCCTCGGGGACGGCACGGTGCCGGAGGGGCTTCTGGCCCGGGTGCACGCGCGCGTACTCGTGGTCGACGGGGGCGCGAGCCCGGTGAGCACCCGGCAGGCGGCCCGCACGCTGACGGAGGCGCTCCCCCGGGGGCGGCACCGCACGCTGACGGGCCAGACGTACCAGGTGGCACCGCACGTCCTGGCCCCGGTCCTGGAGGAGTTCCTGACGGAGGAGCGGGAGCCCGCGGAGGCGGCCTAG
- a CDS encoding TIGR00730 family Rossman fold protein, which translates to MNICVFLSAADLDERYTTPARDFARLLGKAGHTLVWGGSDTGLMKVVADGVQEAGGRLVGVSVDFLAHKARPNADEMVVARDLAERKALLLAKSDAVVVMVGGTGTLDEATEILELKKHGKHSKPVVLLNTEGFYDGLKTQFRRMEEEGFLPIPLADVVLFADDAPTALTHLEENIAAR; encoded by the coding sequence ATGAACATCTGTGTCTTCCTCTCCGCCGCGGACCTCGACGAGCGCTACACGACCCCCGCCCGCGACTTCGCGCGGCTTCTCGGCAAGGCCGGCCACACCCTGGTCTGGGGCGGTTCCGACACCGGTCTGATGAAGGTCGTCGCCGACGGAGTCCAGGAGGCCGGCGGCCGGCTCGTGGGCGTCTCCGTCGACTTCCTCGCCCACAAGGCCCGTCCGAACGCCGACGAGATGGTCGTCGCCAGGGACCTGGCCGAGCGCAAGGCCCTCCTCCTCGCCAAGTCCGACGCCGTCGTGGTCATGGTCGGCGGCACCGGCACCCTCGACGAGGCCACCGAGATCCTGGAGCTGAAGAAGCACGGCAAGCACTCCAAGCCGGTCGTCCTGCTCAACACGGAGGGTTTCTACGACGGACTGAAGACCCAGTTCCGCCGGATGGAGGAGGAGGGCTTCCTGCCGATCCCTCTCGCCGACGTCGTCCTCTTCGCCGACGACGCCCCCACGGCCCTCACCCACCTGGAGGAGAACATCGCCGCCCGCTGA
- a CDS encoding SDR family oxidoreductase: protein MVTMATHVITGAGSGIGAAVARRLHARGDDLVLHARDAGRAKELAARFPGARTLVGDLADPDRLSWAFSHQTMPEQVDSLLHIAGVVDLGPIGDLTPKTWHHQLNVNLVAPAELTRHLLPQLRVSQGHVVFVNSGAGLAAHAEWGAYAASKHGLKALADSLRHEEHANGVRVTSVYPGRTASPMQAKVHSQEGKEYDPSRWIDPESVATAILTAVDLPRDAEINDLTVRPGR, encoded by the coding sequence ATGGTGACCATGGCTACACATGTGATCACCGGAGCCGGTTCCGGCATCGGCGCCGCCGTCGCGCGCCGCCTCCACGCGCGCGGGGACGACCTCGTGCTCCACGCGCGCGACGCGGGGCGGGCCAAGGAGCTCGCCGCGCGGTTCCCCGGCGCCCGGACCCTCGTCGGCGACCTCGCCGACCCGGACCGGCTCTCCTGGGCGTTCTCGCACCAGACCATGCCGGAGCAGGTGGACAGCCTGCTGCACATCGCGGGCGTCGTCGACCTCGGTCCGATCGGGGACCTCACCCCCAAGACCTGGCACCACCAGCTCAACGTCAACCTCGTCGCCCCGGCCGAGCTGACCCGGCACCTCCTGCCCCAGCTGCGGGTCTCCCAGGGCCACGTCGTCTTCGTGAACTCGGGCGCCGGCCTCGCCGCACACGCCGAGTGGGGCGCGTACGCCGCCTCCAAGCACGGCCTCAAGGCCCTCGCCGACTCCCTGCGCCACGAGGAGCACGCCAACGGCGTGCGGGTGACCTCGGTCTACCCGGGCCGCACCGCGAGCCCCATGCAGGCCAAGGTCCACTCCCAGGAGGGCAAGGAGTACGACCCGTCGAGGTGGATCGACCCCGAGTCGGTCGCCACGGCGATCCTCACCGCCGTCGACCTCCCGCGCGACGCGGAGATCAACGACCTCACCGTTCGTCCGGGACGCTAG
- a CDS encoding methionine synthase, translating to MSETQAEDDRVLWGPATGVGSMPGGDARETARTVTGSFENFPFLAELPARGPGADMIGRTIGMLVDLYAHVEPSGWRISDRPGRDTKRARSWMGEDLDALEEFTQGYEGPLKVQAVGPWTLAAALELRGGEAALGDAGACRDLVGSLAEGLHEHLAGLRKRIPGARIVLQLDEPSLTAVLRGHVRTASGYRTYRAVDRQVVESALREVIAVHEGPAVVHSCAPDVPFALLRRAGASGVSFDFSLLTERDEDTIGEAVEAGTKLFAGVVASTDGPLSDPGGSVMGVRTLWRRLGLNPGTLAESVVVTPTCGLAGASPAYARAALAHCARAARSLADNPE from the coding sequence ATGAGCGAGACGCAGGCCGAGGACGACCGTGTGCTCTGGGGGCCCGCCACCGGCGTCGGCTCCATGCCCGGCGGCGACGCCCGGGAGACCGCGAGGACCGTCACCGGGTCCTTCGAAAACTTCCCGTTCCTCGCGGAGCTGCCCGCCCGCGGCCCAGGCGCCGACATGATCGGCCGGACCATCGGGATGCTCGTCGACCTCTACGCGCACGTGGAGCCGAGCGGCTGGCGGATCAGCGACCGGCCCGGCCGCGACACCAAGCGCGCCCGGTCCTGGATGGGCGAGGACCTCGACGCCCTGGAGGAGTTCACCCAGGGGTACGAGGGACCGCTCAAGGTGCAGGCCGTGGGCCCCTGGACGCTCGCCGCCGCCCTGGAGCTGCGCGGCGGCGAGGCCGCCCTCGGCGACGCCGGCGCCTGCCGCGACCTCGTCGGCTCGCTCGCGGAGGGCCTCCACGAGCACCTCGCCGGCCTGCGCAAGAGGATCCCCGGCGCCCGGATCGTCCTCCAGCTCGACGAGCCCTCGCTCACCGCCGTCCTGCGCGGCCACGTCCGCACCGCCAGCGGCTACCGCACCTACCGGGCCGTCGACCGGCAGGTCGTGGAGAGCGCCCTGCGCGAGGTGATCGCCGTCCACGAAGGCCCGGCGGTCGTCCACTCCTGCGCTCCCGACGTCCCCTTCGCGCTCCTGCGACGGGCCGGCGCCTCGGGGGTCTCGTTCGACTTCTCCCTGCTCACCGAGCGTGACGAGGACACGATCGGCGAGGCAGTGGAGGCCGGCACGAAGCTCTTCGCCGGTGTGGTGGCGTCCACCGACGGCCCATTGTCCGACCCGGGCGGTAGCGTCATGGGTGTCAGGACGCTGTGGCGCAGGCTGGGGCTGAATCCGGGGACTCTCGCCGAGTCCGTGGTCGTCACTCCCACGTGCGGGCTCGCGGGCGCTTCGCCCGCCTACGCCCGCGCGGCCCTCGCTCACTGCGCCCGGGCGGCGAGATCGCTCGCGGACAACCCAGAGTGA
- the ligA gene encoding NAD-dependent DNA ligase LigA, whose product MAVEQGALPAEAREKHADLAERVEEHRFRYYVKDQPVISDGDFDKLLRALEVLEEEYPELRTPDSPTQKVAGQYETEFTSVEHRERMLSLDNAFDDEELATWADRVGRDVGTPDFHYLCELKVDGLAVNLTYERGRLTRAATRGDGRTGEDITPNVRTIADIPERLHGDRIPDLVEIRGEVYFPMEAFEGLNARLVEAGDKPFANPRNAAAGSLRQKDPKVTASRPLHMVVHGIGAREGFDIDCLSHAYELLREWGLPTARHHKVVASLAEVREFIAYFGENRHSVEHEIDGVVVKLDEIPLQGRLGSTARAPRWAIAWKYAPEEVNTKLIDIKVGVGRTGRVTPYAQVEPVTVAGSEVEFATLHNQEVVKAKGVLIGDTVVLRKAGDVIPEILGPVADLRDGSEREFVMPAECPECGTPLKAMKEGDIDLRCPNARTCPAQLRERLFFLAGRQCLDIENFGAVAAAALTRPLEPAESPLLDEGDLFDLTIERLLPIKAYVLDPDSGLPRRDPKTGEEKIVTVFANQKGEPKKNALAMLENIAAAKTRPLARFINGLSIRHVGPVAAEALAREFRSLERIEQASEEELAAVDGVGGIIATAVKQWFSEEWHREIVRKWRAAGVTLEDEGAGEDVGPRPLEGLTVVVTGTLEKFTRDGAKESLQSLGAKVTGSVSKKTAFVVVGENPGSKYDKAMQLKVPVLDEDGFSILLEQGPDAAREAAVPVAE is encoded by the coding sequence GTGGCAGTCGAACAGGGGGCCCTGCCCGCCGAGGCACGGGAGAAGCACGCCGATCTGGCCGAGCGGGTCGAGGAGCACCGCTTCCGGTACTACGTGAAGGACCAGCCGGTCATCAGCGACGGCGACTTCGACAAGCTCCTGCGCGCCCTGGAGGTGCTGGAGGAGGAGTACCCGGAGCTGCGGACGCCGGACTCGCCGACGCAGAAGGTCGCGGGGCAGTACGAGACCGAGTTCACCTCCGTCGAGCACCGCGAGCGGATGCTCTCCCTCGACAACGCCTTCGACGACGAGGAGTTGGCCACCTGGGCCGATCGGGTCGGGCGGGACGTCGGTACCCCCGACTTCCACTACCTGTGCGAGCTCAAGGTCGACGGCCTCGCGGTCAACCTGACGTACGAGCGCGGGCGGCTGACCCGGGCCGCCACTCGCGGCGACGGCCGCACCGGCGAGGACATCACGCCCAACGTGCGGACGATCGCCGACATCCCGGAGCGCCTGCACGGGGACCGGATCCCGGACCTCGTGGAGATCCGCGGCGAGGTCTACTTCCCGATGGAGGCCTTCGAGGGGCTCAACGCCCGCCTGGTGGAGGCCGGCGACAAGCCCTTCGCCAACCCGAGGAACGCGGCGGCGGGCTCGCTCCGCCAGAAGGACCCCAAGGTCACGGCCTCCCGCCCGCTCCACATGGTCGTCCACGGCATCGGCGCCCGCGAGGGCTTCGACATCGACTGCCTCTCCCACGCGTACGAGCTGCTGCGCGAGTGGGGCCTGCCCACCGCCCGGCACCACAAGGTGGTCGCCTCGCTCGCCGAGGTGCGGGAGTTCATCGCGTACTTCGGGGAGAACCGTCACTCCGTGGAGCACGAGATCGACGGCGTCGTCGTCAAGCTCGACGAGATCCCCCTCCAGGGCCGGCTCGGCTCCACCGCGCGCGCCCCGCGCTGGGCCATCGCCTGGAAGTACGCCCCGGAAGAGGTCAACACCAAGCTGATCGACATCAAGGTCGGCGTCGGCAGGACCGGCCGCGTCACGCCGTACGCGCAGGTGGAGCCGGTGACCGTGGCCGGCTCCGAGGTCGAGTTCGCCACCCTCCACAACCAGGAGGTGGTGAAGGCCAAGGGCGTGCTGATCGGCGACACCGTCGTGCTGCGCAAGGCCGGTGACGTCATCCCGGAGATCCTCGGGCCCGTCGCCGACCTGCGGGACGGCAGCGAGCGGGAGTTCGTGATGCCCGCCGAGTGCCCCGAGTGCGGGACGCCGCTGAAGGCGATGAAGGAGGGCGACATCGACCTCCGCTGCCCGAACGCCCGGACCTGCCCGGCCCAGCTGCGCGAGCGCCTCTTCTTCCTCGCGGGGCGTCAGTGCCTGGACATCGAGAACTTCGGCGCGGTGGCCGCGGCGGCGCTCACCCGTCCGCTGGAGCCGGCCGAGTCGCCGCTGCTCGACGAGGGCGACCTCTTCGACCTCACCATCGAGCGGCTGCTGCCGATCAAGGCGTACGTCCTCGACCCGGACAGCGGGCTGCCCCGGCGGGACCCGAAGACCGGCGAGGAGAAGATCGTCACGGTCTTCGCCAACCAGAAGGGCGAGCCGAAGAAGAACGCCCTGGCGATGCTGGAGAACATCGCGGCGGCGAAGACGCGCCCGCTGGCCCGCTTCATCAACGGGCTCTCCATCCGGCACGTGGGGCCGGTCGCGGCCGAGGCGCTGGCCCGTGAGTTCCGCTCCCTGGAGCGGATCGAGCAGGCGAGCGAGGAGGAGCTGGCCGCCGTCGACGGGGTCGGCGGGATCATCGCGACCGCCGTGAAGCAGTGGTTCTCCGAGGAGTGGCACCGCGAGATCGTGCGCAAGTGGCGCGCGGCCGGGGTCACTCTGGAGGACGAGGGCGCCGGGGAGGATGTCGGACCGCGTCCGCTGGAGGGCCTCACGGTCGTGGTGACCGGCACGCTGGAGAAGTTCACCAGGGATGGCGCAAAAGAGTCCCTCCAGAGCCTCGGAGCGAAGGTGACCGGTTCCGTTTCGAAGAAGACCGCCTTCGTGGTCGTCGGTGAAAACCCTGGTTCGAAGTACGACAAGGCGATGCAGCTGAAGGTTCCGGTTCTCGACGAGGACGGCTTCTCGATCCTGCTCGAACAAGGGCCCGACGCCGCTCGGGAGGCCGCGGTGCCCGTCGCGGAGTAG
- a CDS encoding putative bifunctional diguanylate cyclase/phosphodiesterase: MEPTESAAPVPRPHGRVVSLGFTSRLPAAVVGIAAVVLVVGLQQGLSAGSGLFPGGVTGWSLAVLTGLIVGHLVALGRDRWWGGTGSGAALTLAVLLLYGWVPAGLVSMTVVTLVGAARRHRWRQGLLHGAADVLGVGAAALVLALFDDVPTVDHPWQPLDWTIGDLPEVVLAAATYLVVTRLLLWYTLAPQSRGLPTVARTALLRQGLVAVALLGIAPLICVVAATRPVLLPLFAVPLIALDSTLWIARARAEEQLRDPLTGLPNRQWLLERAWTALEEAEGEGARAALVLIDLDRFRSVNDTLGHLAGDRLLLQIADRLRLALPRGAEAARLGGDEFAVLLPTADSTTSAQRVARHLVAELSSPLDLDGLTLVLEASAGVAVFPDHALDAEGLLRRADVAMYQAKRDRTGVEVYESKRDSNTPDRLGLLGDLRRALDAGEVELHYQPKVQFDGQVAGLEALVRWVHPERGKVPPDEFIAIAESSGLMPHLTEYVLETALAQVARWRAQGLNVPVAVNVSPRDVHTPGFAGAVAARLARHGVPAGALQLEITEHVLLEDPQRAADTLNGLTGHGVKMSLDDFGTGYSSLVHLRRLPVSELKIDRSFVARLAVDTEDAEIVRCTVDLAHSLGLLVVAEGVEDDETWERLRDLGCDAVQGWLVAAAMPPGEATAWLLARGEHGWRRPADIAAALDVDHPSGQVVQ, encoded by the coding sequence ATGGAACCGACCGAGAGCGCCGCCCCGGTCCCACGGCCGCACGGCCGTGTGGTGTCCCTGGGTTTCACCTCCCGGCTGCCCGCAGCCGTGGTGGGCATCGCCGCCGTCGTCCTCGTCGTCGGGCTCCAGCAGGGCCTGAGCGCGGGCAGCGGCCTCTTCCCCGGCGGGGTCACCGGCTGGTCCCTCGCGGTCCTCACCGGCCTCATCGTCGGCCATCTGGTCGCCCTCGGCCGCGACCGCTGGTGGGGCGGCACCGGTTCGGGCGCCGCCCTCACCCTCGCCGTCCTGCTGCTCTACGGCTGGGTGCCGGCCGGACTCGTCTCGATGACCGTCGTCACCCTGGTCGGCGCCGCCCGCAGGCACCGCTGGCGACAGGGCCTGCTGCACGGCGCCGCCGACGTCCTCGGGGTCGGCGCCGCCGCCCTCGTCCTCGCCCTCTTCGACGACGTCCCCACGGTCGACCACCCCTGGCAGCCCCTCGACTGGACGATCGGGGACCTCCCGGAAGTCGTCCTCGCCGCCGCCACCTACCTCGTGGTGACCCGGCTCCTCCTGTGGTACACGCTCGCCCCGCAGAGCCGCGGCCTGCCCACCGTCGCCCGCACCGCGCTCCTGAGACAGGGCCTCGTCGCCGTCGCCCTGCTCGGCATCGCCCCGCTGATCTGCGTCGTCGCCGCCACCCGGCCCGTCCTGCTGCCGCTCTTCGCCGTCCCCCTCATCGCCCTCGACTCCACCCTGTGGATCGCCCGGGCCCGCGCCGAGGAACAGCTGCGCGACCCGCTGACCGGACTCCCCAACCGCCAGTGGCTGCTCGAACGGGCCTGGACCGCCCTGGAGGAGGCCGAAGGCGAAGGAGCCCGCGCCGCCCTCGTCCTGATCGACCTCGACCGCTTCCGATCGGTCAACGACACCCTCGGGCACCTCGCGGGCGACCGGCTGCTCCTCCAGATCGCCGACCGGCTCCGCCTCGCCCTGCCCCGCGGCGCCGAGGCCGCGAGGCTCGGCGGCGACGAGTTCGCCGTCCTGCTGCCCACCGCCGACTCCACCACCAGCGCCCAGCGGGTCGCCCGCCACCTCGTCGCCGAACTCTCCTCCCCGCTCGACCTCGACGGCCTCACCCTCGTCCTGGAGGCCAGCGCGGGCGTCGCCGTCTTCCCCGACCACGCCCTCGACGCCGAAGGCCTGCTGCGCCGCGCCGACGTCGCCATGTACCAGGCCAAGCGCGACCGCACGGGCGTCGAGGTCTACGAGTCCAAGCGCGACTCCAACACCCCCGACCGGCTCGGCCTCCTCGGCGACCTCCGCCGCGCCCTCGACGCCGGCGAGGTCGAACTCCACTACCAGCCCAAGGTCCAGTTCGACGGCCAGGTCGCCGGACTCGAAGCCCTCGTCCGCTGGGTCCACCCCGAGCGCGGCAAGGTCCCGCCGGACGAGTTCATCGCCATCGCCGAGTCCTCCGGCCTGATGCCGCACCTCACCGAGTACGTCCTGGAGACCGCCCTCGCCCAGGTCGCCCGCTGGCGCGCCCAGGGCCTCAACGTCCCGGTCGCCGTCAACGTCTCGCCCCGCGACGTGCACACCCCCGGCTTCGCCGGCGCCGTCGCCGCCCGGCTCGCCCGCCACGGCGTACCGGCCGGCGCGCTCCAGCTGGAGATAACGGAACACGTCCTCCTGGAGGACCCCCAGCGCGCCGCCGACACCCTCAACGGCCTCACCGGCCACGGCGTCAAGATGTCCCTCGACGACTTCGGCACCGGCTACTCCTCCCTCGTCCACCTGCGCCGGCTCCCCGTCAGCGAACTCAAGATCGACCGTTCCTTCGTCGCCCGGCTCGCCGTCGACACCGAGGACGCCGAGATCGTCCGCTGCACCGTCGACCTCGCCCACTCCCTCGGCCTCCTCGTCGTCGCCGAGGGAGTCGAGGACGACGAGACCTGGGAGCGCCTGCGTGACCTGGGCTGCGACGCCGTCCAGGGCTGGCTCGTCGCCGCCGCGATGCCACCCGGCGAGGCCACGGCCTGGCTGCTCGCCCGCGGCGAGCACGGCTGGCGCCGACCCGCCGACATCGCCGCCGCACTCGACGTGGACCACCCCTCCGGCCAGGTCGTTCAGTAG
- the gatC gene encoding Asp-tRNA(Asn)/Glu-tRNA(Gln) amidotransferase subunit GatC yields the protein MPGITREEVAHLARLARLELKGEELDHFAGQLDDIIGAVARVSEVADQDVPPTSHPLPLTNVMRADEVRPSLTPEQALSGAPAQEQQRFKVPQILGED from the coding sequence ATGCCTGGCATCACGCGCGAGGAGGTCGCCCACCTCGCACGGCTGGCGCGTCTGGAGCTGAAGGGCGAAGAACTCGATCACTTCGCCGGCCAGCTCGACGACATCATCGGCGCGGTCGCCCGCGTCTCCGAGGTCGCCGACCAAGACGTACCGCCGACCTCCCACCCGCTGCCGCTGACCAATGTCATGCGCGCGGACGAGGTCCGTCCGTCGCTCACCCCCGAGCAGGCGCTCTCCGGCGCCCCGGCCCAGGAGCAGCAGCGTTTCAAGGTGCCGCAGATCCTGGGGGAGGACTAA